From one Salvelinus alpinus chromosome 14, SLU_Salpinus.1, whole genome shotgun sequence genomic stretch:
- the LOC139538726 gene encoding nectin-3-like isoform X4 produces the protein MRRAKHVTEAVLCCVILLVIHRSSESIRVIGGSRTVVQGEDVDLSCRLLETDEELEQITWQKKTLEEPENHNFLLIYPNEVTDFISSNGLENRVQFFGNLTENIGSIRITAARLLDEGTFTCVFSVFPSGVYSIEIPLTVLVPPVMSVTVDVPPVVGENEVFLASCLAAGAKPQAEVRWNTDAFDSLVRTVTNSTQHANGTTTVVSHLLGVPTKAANQQQVQCVVNQSALATERTLAYTININYPPQTVNITLSEASPATVFLCVADSNPKAIYTWTRTMTQHTSRLGKGYLTKNESDGVLHPMTWLHNHLTSTQLRWFRMSWTAE, from the exons ATGAGAAGAGCAAAGCATGTCACGGAAGCTGTTCTATGCTGTGTGATTCTACTCGTCATCCACAGGAGTTCAGAAA GTATACGGGTGATTGGAGGAAGCAGGACTGTGGTACAGGGAGAGGACGTGGACTTATCCTGCAGACTGCTAGAGACAGATGAGGAGCTTGAACAGATAACATGGCAGAAAAAGACTCTGGAAGAACCAGAGAACCATAATTTCTTGCTTATTTATCCCAATGAGGTTACTGACTTTATTTCATCGAATGGATTGGAAAATAGAGTCCAGTTTTTTGGGAACCTGACAGAGAACATTGGTTCTATTCGAATAACAGCTGCCAGACTGTTGGATGAAGGCACCTTCACATGCGTCTTCAGTGTTTTCCCAAGTGGAGTATACAGTATAGAGATACCTCTTACTGTGCTAG TACCTCCAGTGATGAGTGTTACAGTCGATGTCCCTCCTGTCGTTGGAGAGAATGAGGTTTTCTTGGCATCCTGTTTGGCTGCTGGTGCCAAGCCACAGGCAGAAGTGAGGTGGAACACGGATGCATTCGACAGTTTGGTGAGGACGGTGACCAACTCCACCCAGCACGCCAACGGCACCACCACGGTAGTCAGCCACCTGCTCGGGGTGCCAACCAAAGCAGCCAATCAGCAGCAGGTTCAGTGTGTGGTCAACCAGTCTGCCCTGGCAACAGAGAGGACCCTGGCCTACACAATCAACATCAACT aTCCACCTCAGACAGTGAACATTACTCTTAGTGAGGCCTCCCCAGCCACAGTGTTCCTATGTGTAGCAGACAGCAACCCAAAAGCCATCTACACCTGGACCAG gacaatgacccaacacacctccaggctgggtaaaggctatttgaccaagaatgagagtgatggagtcctGCATCCGATGACCtggctccacaatcacctgacctcaacccaattgagatggtttcggatgagttggactgcagagtaa
- the LOC139538726 gene encoding nectin-4-like isoform X3, protein MRRAKHVTEAVLCCVILLVIHRSSESIRVIGGSRTVVQGEDVDLSCRLLETDEELEQITWQKKTLEEPENHNFLLIYPNEVTDFISSNGLENRVQFFGNLTENIGSIRITAARLLDEGTFTCVFSVFPSGVYSIEIPLTVLVPPVMSVTVDVPPVVGENEVFLASCLAAGAKPQAEVRWNTDAFDSLVRTVTNSTQHANGTTTVVSHLLGVPTKAANQQQVQCVVNQSALATERTLAYTININYPPQTVNITLSEASPATVFLCVADSNPKAIYTWTRNLLFSTVCTSFLLYFYMDYYSTTYRTSTQACQFIHRHTHTTATRPLRLGFHPPALRV, encoded by the exons ATGAGAAGAGCAAAGCATGTCACGGAAGCTGTTCTATGCTGTGTGATTCTACTCGTCATCCACAGGAGTTCAGAAA GTATACGGGTGATTGGAGGAAGCAGGACTGTGGTACAGGGAGAGGACGTGGACTTATCCTGCAGACTGCTAGAGACAGATGAGGAGCTTGAACAGATAACATGGCAGAAAAAGACTCTGGAAGAACCAGAGAACCATAATTTCTTGCTTATTTATCCCAATGAGGTTACTGACTTTATTTCATCGAATGGATTGGAAAATAGAGTCCAGTTTTTTGGGAACCTGACAGAGAACATTGGTTCTATTCGAATAACAGCTGCCAGACTGTTGGATGAAGGCACCTTCACATGCGTCTTCAGTGTTTTCCCAAGTGGAGTATACAGTATAGAGATACCTCTTACTGTGCTAG TACCTCCAGTGATGAGTGTTACAGTCGATGTCCCTCCTGTCGTTGGAGAGAATGAGGTTTTCTTGGCATCCTGTTTGGCTGCTGGTGCCAAGCCACAGGCAGAAGTGAGGTGGAACACGGATGCATTCGACAGTTTGGTGAGGACGGTGACCAACTCCACCCAGCACGCCAACGGCACCACCACGGTAGTCAGCCACCTGCTCGGGGTGCCAACCAAAGCAGCCAATCAGCAGCAGGTTCAGTGTGTGGTCAACCAGTCTGCCCTGGCAACAGAGAGGACCCTGGCCTACACAATCAACATCAACT aTCCACCTCAGACAGTGAACATTACTCTTAGTGAGGCCTCCCCAGCCACAGTGTTCCTATGTGTAGCAGACAGCAACCCAAAAGCCATCTACACCTGGACCAG AAATCTCCTGTTCTCCACCGTATGCACATCCTTCCTTTTGTACTTCTACATGGACTACTACTCTACAACCTACCGTACTAGTACACAAGCATGCCAATTTatccatagacacacacacactacggccACACGGCCACTACGGCTGGGCTTTCACCCCCCCGCCTTACGGGTCTAG